Proteins encoded by one window of Seriola aureovittata isolate HTS-2021-v1 ecotype China chromosome 4, ASM2101889v1, whole genome shotgun sequence:
- the LOC130167407 gene encoding transmembrane protease serine 2-like, with amino-acid sequence MTTKPYLDSGSRFIHEDGDWKLPPPTRSDVKPQYVHRLAPNPPPEISVSVPKHKDVKQRCVKFTVTAVICLLLLLLLVGILLAYYFSSPCVHGMQCGDGSCVWESQWCDGVTDCPAGQDEANCVRLHGSSFLLQIYSTPTKTWRTVCSHGWTERQGRASCQTVGYSRGTYFKSGQQKTDSDDGFLMVKSDFNPEAFILQQLELSKTCPNNSVVTLHCTDCGNGVNSSRASGGQQASLGSWPWQVSLQVAGSHCCGGAIISPFWILTAAHCVARASSPSDWAVYAGIVDALGTLFNPAYSVSRIIAHEDYKSRTCRNDIALMRLTKPLDVRASSNIRPVCLPNVGLNFSAPQKAWITQFGHAANGDSPYLMETQVSLIETAECNSSIAYNGRISQDMLCAREVEAGTGMCHSDSGGPLLSLTNGLWWLIGDSIWGEHCAEQNKPGVYGNVTYFLDWIYRQMKKHQDD; translated from the exons atgaccaCCAAACCG TATCTGGACTCAGGTTCTCGTTTCATCCACGAAGATGGAGACTGGAAACTTCCTCCACCCACCCGTTCAGATGTGAAGCCTCAGTATGTTCATCGTCTGGCTCCAAACCCGCCACCTGAGATCAGCGTCTCCGTCCCCAAGCATAAAG atgtAAAACAGAGGTGTGTTAAGTTCACTGTGACTGCGGTGATCTGtttgctgctcctcctgctgctggttGGAATCCTTTTGGCTTATTACT TTTCCTCGCCCTGTGTGCACGGGATGCAGTGTGGTGATGGGAGCTGTGTGTGGGAGTCCCAGTGGTGTGACGGAGTGACAGACTGTCCAGCTGGCCAGGACGAAGCGAACTGTG TGAGGCTGCATGGTTCCAGCTTCCTTCTCCAAATCTACTCGACTCCGACTAAAACCTGGAGGACCGTTTGTTCTCACGGCTGGACCGAGCGGCAGGGCAGAGCGAGCTGCCAGACCGTTGGATACAGCAG GGGGACGTATTTTAAATCTGGCCAACAGAAGACTGACTCTGATGATGGATTCTTAATGGTGAAGTCAGATTTCAACCCGGAGGCTTTCATACTGCAACAGCTTGAACTCAG CAAAACATGCCCCAACAACAGTGTGGTGACATTGCATTGTACTG ATTGTGGGAACGGGGTGAACTCGAGCAGGGCCTCTGGGGGCCAGCAGGCCTCCCTTGGGTCCTGGCCTTGGCAGGTCAGCCTGCAGGTTGCGGGCTCCCACTGCTGTGGAGGAGCCATCATCTCCCCCTTCTGGATACTGACTGCAGCACACTGTGTGGCCAG GGCCTCCAGCCCCAGTGACTGGGCAGTGTATGCCGGGATAGTGGATGCACTAGGTACTCTGTTTAATCCTGCTTACTCTGTGAGTCGCATCATTGCCCATGAAGACTACAAGAGCCGCACTTGCAGGAATGACATTGCTCTGATGAGGCTCACCAAACCCCTGGACGTCAGAG CCTCCAGTAATATCAGACCTGTGTGCCTCCCAAATGTTGGTCTAAACTTCAGTGCACCTCAGAAGGCCTGGATAACACAATTTGGTCACGCAGCAAATGGAG ACTCTCCATACCTGATGGAGACTCAGGTCTCGCTCATAGAAACTGCAGAGTGCAACAGCTCCATTGCTTACAATGGCAGGATATCACAGGACATGTTATGTGCCAGAGAGGTGGAAGCAGGAACGGGCATGTGCCAT AGTGACAGTGGCGGCCCTCTGCTGTCTCTGACAAATGGGCTATGGTGGCTCATAGGGGACAGTATTTGGGGGGAACACTGTGCTGAGCAGAACAAACCAGGTGTTTATGGCAACGTCACCTATTTTCTGGACTGGATCTACCGCCAGATGAAG aAGCATCAAGATGACTGA